From the Kribbella sp. CA-293567 genome, the window CGTCTTCGTCACCACCAAGGGCGGGCCGCTCGGCTCGACCACGGTGATCGTCTACTTCATCTGGGAGAAGGCGTTCAAGACCTTCACCGCGGGCTACAGCGCGGCCGCGGCGTACGCGCTGGCCGTCGCGCTGCTGGTCATCGGCCTCACGCTCCAGCTCTACCGCCGGAGGGCAGCGCGATGAAACGTCTTCCGTTCAGTGCCTGGCACTTCGTCCTGGCGCCACTGGCGTTGCTGTTCGCGTTGCCGCTGTTGTGGCTGCTGGTCAGCTCGGTGATGAGCAACGCGGAGATCAACCGGTTCCCGCCGGCGCTGATCCCGTCGGGGATCAACCTGGAGGGCTACCGGTTCGTGCTCGGGAACGCGCTGTTCCCGCGCTGGTTCCTCAACTCGTTCATCGTCTCGGCGGTCGCGGTGACCGCCAACCTCGTGCTCGGGTCGCTGGGTGGCTACGCCTTCGCGCGGATGCGGTTCGCCGGCTCGAAGGCGCTGCTCGGACTGATGCTCGCCACCATGGTGATCCCGTTCCAGCTGACGATGATCCCGACCTTCCTGGTGATGAAGGAGCTCGGCCTGATCGACACGCTGGGCGCGCTGATCGTGCCGTCGCTGGTGACGCCGTTCTCGGTGTTCCTGTTCCGGCAGTTCTTCGTCTCGCTGCCCCGCGAACTCGAAGAGGCCGCCTGGCTGGACGGTTGCGGGCGGCTGCGGATCCTCGTGTCCGTCGTCCTGCCACTGGCCCGGCCCGCGCTCAGCACGGTCGCGGTCCTGACGTTCCTGAGCACCTGGAACGACCTGACCTGGCCGCTGATCGCCATCAACCACGACACCAACTACACACTCCAGCTCGGCCTGACGACCTTCCAGGGCCAGCACCACACCCAGTGGGCGGCGGTGATGGCGGGCAACGTCATCACGGTGCTGCCTGTCCTGCTGGGGTTCTTGCTGGCCCAGAAGGCGTTCATCCGCTCGCTGGCCTCCACTGGATTAAAGGGCTGACAGATATGAGATCTTTTGACCTACTGGTCATCGGGGACGCAAACCCTGATGTAGTGATTGGTCCGGTTCCACATCCACTGCCGTTCGGGCAGCACGAGCGGCTGGTCGACAACGGCTCACTGGTACTCGGTGGCTCTGCCGCGATCATGGCGTGTGGCGCTGCCCGACTCGGGCTGAGTGTCGCCTTCGCTGGTCGCGTAGGTGACGACGCAGCAGGCGCCTTCGTCCGTACTGCGTTGCAGGAGCGCGGGGTCGACGTGTCGGCACTCGTCGTCGACGCGACGCTCCCCACTCCCCTGACGACCGTGCTGACCTCCGGTGGCGACAGGGCGATCCTCACTGCACCTGGCTGCTTGCCCGCCACCACCTCGTACGACGTACCGGCTGAGCTGTTGCGGTCTGTGCGGCACGTGCACGCTGCCTCGTTCTACTTGATGCCTGAGCTCGCTGGTGGGCTTGCGGCGCTGTTCAAGGAGGCGAAGAGCAACAAGGCGACCACGTCGCTCGACACCAACGACGACCCGAGTGGGCGGTGGGACCGCGTCGTACTGGACGCGGTGCTGCGGGTGACGGACATCCTGTTCCCCAACGCCGCAGAAGCGCAGGCCCTGACCGGGCACCCTGTGGTGGAGGACGCGGCCGGCATCCTCGCTCGGCGCGGACCACTGGTGGTGGTGAAGAACGGCGCCGCCGGGGCTCTGGCACACGACGGCTCGAAGCTGCTGTCGGTGCCTGCGCTCGCTGTGGAGCCAGTGGACACCGTTGGGGCTGGAGACAGCTTCGACGCGGGGTATGTGGCCGCAGTACTGAAGGGGCTCGGTCGGGAACGGGCATTGGAGATCGCGGCGGCCTGTGGGTCGTTGTCGACGCGGGCTGCCGGCGGTACTGCCGCGCAGGCCGACTGGGAGCTTGCTCTGGAGAGTGCACGATGACGAAGATCGCTTTCATCGGCGCCGGCAGCGTCGTCTTCACCCAAGGGCTGCTGGCCGACCTGTTCGGCTTCGCCGACCTGGGTGAGCTGCACATCGCCCTGCACGACATCGATCCTGAGCGCTTGGCGACCGCCGGCGGCGCCGCGGCGGCGATCGCGGCCGAGCGGGGGATGTCGCCACGGATCACCGAGCATCTGGACCGGCGGGCGGCCCTCGACGGGTGCGACTTCGTCATCAACATCATCCAGGTCGGGATGGGCGAGGCGACCCGGCTCGACTTCGAGATCCCCGCCCGGTACGGCGTACGGCAGACCATCGCCGACACGCTCGGCGCCGGCGGCGTGTCCCGCGCCCTCCGCACCTTCCCGGTACTGCGCGGTCTGGCGGCCGACATCGCGCAGGTCTGCCCCGACGCGTGGTTGCTGAACTACACGAACCCGATGGCGATGAACGTCTGGTACCTGAAGGCGCTCGGCGTGAAGAACGTCGTCGGGCTGTGCCACTCGGTCTACTGGACGATGCACGACCTGTCCGCGCTGGTCGGGGTGCCGTTGGACGAGGTGTCCTACCTGGCCGCCGGGGTGAACCACCAGGCGTGGGTCCTGCGGTTCGAGCACGAAGGTAGGTCGCTGTACCCGGCGCTGGACGAGCGCATCGCTCGCGATCCCGAACTGGCGCGCCGGGTGCGGGTCGACATGTACCGGCGGCTCGGGCACTATCCGACCGAGACGAGCGAGCACTCCTCGGAGTACGTGCCGTGGTACCTGCACGACGCGTCGGAGGTGGAGCGGCTGCGGCTGCCGGTGGGCGACTACCTGCGGATCGTGGAGGAGAACGTCGCTCTCTACGAAGGCACCCGGGACGCGTTGAAGGCCGGTGAGCCGCTGCCGGTCGAGGGAACGATGGAGTACGCGCCGCAGGTCATCCACAGCATCGTCACCGGGACTCCCCGGACGATCTACGGCAACGTGGTCAACCAGGGATCGATCTCGAACCTGCAGGACGGCGCGATCGTCGAGGTTCCCTGCCTGGTCGACTCCCTGGGGGTGCAGCCGACCTCCGTCGGCGCGTTGCCGGCGCAGTGCGCGGCGCTGAACCGCGCCTACCTCGGGGTCAACGAACTGGTCGTCCGGGCGGCGGTGGAAGAGGACCCGAGGGCGATCCGTCAGGCGCTGATGGTGGATCCGGCCACCTCGGCCGCTCTGACGGTTCCGCAGATCTGGGCGTTGGCGAACGACCTGGTAGATGCTCATAGCAACTACCTCGACCCCGCGTTGCGGGTACGGCTCAGTCTGTGAGCGCTGCTCGCAGCAGATCCTTGTAGGCGGCGAGATCGGCCAGGACCTCGGCCGCCGTGGTGGTCTTTCGGAGGGCGCCCACACCTTGGCCTGCGTACAGCGAGGCTGAGGTGGGGTCCGCTCCGCGGGTGGCGGCGACGTACTGCTGGTGGCCTTCGTCGTCGGACTTCAAGGCGTCCTCGCGGCCCTCCCAGGTGTCGTAGAAGGTGTTGCGGAGGGCGCGCCCGCCGTACTCGTCGGGCCAGCCGGCCCGGGAGGCCGCGTCGAAGACCGTGCCGTAGACGGTGTCGGTCTCGGTGGCCTCCAGGAGGCGTTGACGGGATGCATCGGGGGTCAGCGCCTCTTCGCAGGTGAGGAAGGCGGTGCCGATCCAGCCACCGGCGGCACCGGCAGCCAGTACTGCGGCCAGGCCGCGCGGCCCCGAGATGCCGCCACCGGCCAGCACCGGGAGGTCCGTCAGGTCGAGGATCGCTTGCAGCAGAGGCAGAGTGGCGACCTCGTTGCGCCCGTGGCCACCTGCTTCGGCGCCGCGGACGACGATCGCGTCGACTCCGGCCGCGATCGCTTCCTGGGCGTCGGCGACCGTGCCGGCCTGGGTGGCGACGACGATGCCGGCCGCGCGCAGGGGTTCGACGTACGGGGTGTAGTCGCCGAAGCTGAGCGAGGCCAGCGCCGGCTTCAGCTCCAGTACGGCGTCCAGGTGGTCGGGGTGGCTCTCGACCGACCAGGCCATCAAGCCGACGCCGTACGGCTTGCCGGTCGCCGCCGCGATCGCGCCTTCGGTGCGGATCCAGTCGGCCGACACCGCCGACCCGGCGCCGAGCATGCCCAGCCCGCCGGCCGCCGAGATCGCGCCGGTCAGCCGGCCGCCACTGACGTTCGCCATCGGGGCGCCGACCACCGGCACCGACAATCCGAACGTCTCCGTCAACCAGGTGGCCATCGGTCCACTTCCTCTCGCCCAAGCCGAAGGCCCGCCCCCAGCAC encodes:
- a CDS encoding carbohydrate ABC transporter permease; amino-acid sequence: MKRLPFSAWHFVLAPLALLFALPLLWLLVSSVMSNAEINRFPPALIPSGINLEGYRFVLGNALFPRWFLNSFIVSAVAVTANLVLGSLGGYAFARMRFAGSKALLGLMLATMVIPFQLTMIPTFLVMKELGLIDTLGALIVPSLVTPFSVFLFRQFFVSLPRELEEAAWLDGCGRLRILVSVVLPLARPALSTVAVLTFLSTWNDLTWPLIAINHDTNYTLQLGLTTFQGQHHTQWAAVMAGNVITVLPVLLGFLLAQKAFIRSLASTGLKG
- a CDS encoding carbohydrate kinase family protein; this translates as MIGPVPHPLPFGQHERLVDNGSLVLGGSAAIMACGAARLGLSVAFAGRVGDDAAGAFVRTALQERGVDVSALVVDATLPTPLTTVLTSGGDRAILTAPGCLPATTSYDVPAELLRSVRHVHAASFYLMPELAGGLAALFKEAKSNKATTSLDTNDDPSGRWDRVVLDAVLRVTDILFPNAAEAQALTGHPVVEDAAGILARRGPLVVVKNGAAGALAHDGSKLLSVPALAVEPVDTVGAGDSFDAGYVAAVLKGLGRERALEIAAACGSLSTRAAGGTAAQADWELALESAR
- a CDS encoding alpha-glucosidase/alpha-galactosidase: MTKIAFIGAGSVVFTQGLLADLFGFADLGELHIALHDIDPERLATAGGAAAAIAAERGMSPRITEHLDRRAALDGCDFVINIIQVGMGEATRLDFEIPARYGVRQTIADTLGAGGVSRALRTFPVLRGLAADIAQVCPDAWLLNYTNPMAMNVWYLKALGVKNVVGLCHSVYWTMHDLSALVGVPLDEVSYLAAGVNHQAWVLRFEHEGRSLYPALDERIARDPELARRVRVDMYRRLGHYPTETSEHSSEYVPWYLHDASEVERLRLPVGDYLRIVEENVALYEGTRDALKAGEPLPVEGTMEYAPQVIHSIVTGTPRTIYGNVVNQGSISNLQDGAIVEVPCLVDSLGVQPTSVGALPAQCAALNRAYLGVNELVVRAAVEEDPRAIRQALMVDPATSAALTVPQIWALANDLVDAHSNYLDPALRVRLSL
- a CDS encoding NAD(P)H-dependent flavin oxidoreductase, translated to MATWLTETFGLSVPVVGAPMANVSGGRLTGAISAAGGLGMLGAGSAVSADWIRTEGAIAAATGKPYGVGLMAWSVESHPDHLDAVLELKPALASLSFGDYTPYVEPLRAAGIVVATQAGTVADAQEAIAAGVDAIVVRGAEAGGHGRNEVATLPLLQAILDLTDLPVLAGGGISGPRGLAAVLAAGAAGGWIGTAFLTCEEALTPDASRQRLLEATETDTVYGTVFDAASRAGWPDEYGGRALRNTFYDTWEGREDALKSDDEGHQQYVAATRGADPTSASLYAGQGVGALRKTTTAAEVLADLAAYKDLLRAALTD